A genomic region of Ictalurus furcatus strain D&B chromosome 29, Billie_1.0, whole genome shotgun sequence contains the following coding sequences:
- the msmo1 gene encoding methylsterol monooxygenase 1: METNGTADILSSAYLAVELVDSLLPQNPLQEPVKQAWNHMLQNYSKFQIATWGSLIVHELVYFLFCLPGFVFQFIPFMQRYKIQKDKPETWEKQWRCVKMLLFNHFCIQLPLICGTYYFTEYFNIPYDWESMPRWPYLLAQCFGCSVIEDTWHYFLHRALHHRRIYKYIHKVHHDFTAPFGMQAEYAHPLETLILGAGFFIGIMVFCNHVALLWAWVTIRLLETIDVHSGYDIPLNPLHLIPFYAGTRFHDFHHMNFVGNYGSTFTWWDRLFNTDDQYNSYMQKQSLKKNK; encoded by the exons ATGGAGACCAACGGCACGGCCGACATCTTGTCCTCGGCGTACCTGGCTGTAGAGCTTGTGGACTCGCTGCTGCCTCAAAACCCGCTGCAGGAGCCTGTGAAACAGGCGTGGAACCACATGCTGCAGAACTACAGCAAGTTCCAGATCGCCACATGGGGCTCGCTCATCGTGCATGAACTGGTCTACTTCCTGTTCTGTCTACCGGGCTTCGTGTTTCAGTTCATTCCGTTCATGCAGAGGTACAAGATTCAGAAG gataAACCAGAGACGTGGGAGAAACAGTGGCGGTGCGTCAAGATGCTGCTGTTCAATCACTTCTGCATCCAGCTGCCTCTCATCTGCGGCACGTACTACTTCACGGAGTACTTTAACATCCCGTACGACTGGGAATCCATGCCCCGCTG GCCGTATCTGTTAGCTCAGTGTTTCGGCTGTTCGGTGATCGAGGACACGTGGCACTATTTCCTGCACCGAGCGCTCCATCACCGCCGAATCTACAAATACATCCACAAAGTTCACCATGATTTCACA gctcCGTTTGGGATGCAGGCAGAATATGCTCACCCGTTGGAGACACTGATCCTGGGCGCCGGCTTCTTCATCGGCATCATGGTGTTCTGTAATCACGTGGCACTCTTATGGGCGTGGGTCACCATCCGTCTGCTGGAGACCATCGATGtgcacag TGGATACGATATCCCTCTGAACCCGCTGCACTTGATCCCCTTCTACGCCGGCACACGCTTCCACGACTTTCACCACATGAACTTCGTGGGTAATTACGGCTCCACCTTCACCTGGTGGGACAGACTGTTTAACACCGACGACCAGTACAACAGCTACATGCAGAAACAGAGCCTGAAGAAAaacaagtaa